The proteins below come from a single Oncorhynchus keta strain PuntledgeMale-10-30-2019 unplaced genomic scaffold, Oket_V2 Un_contig_3269_pilon_pilon, whole genome shotgun sequence genomic window:
- the LOC118376490 gene encoding zinc finger protein 329-like, producing the protein MSKLQSLCVFLNERLSAAAVDIFGAVEKTVVEYQEENDRLRGLLRRTPEIQLCRIESLQPSVSEEEVPPEQQHCEQEWSPSLGQKDPETKQIKEEQEEVRTSQEEEQLQGVEPDIIEFIFTPPCVKSECDQENPHQDPILAEHPTLLKMSKLQSFQEFLNERLTAFAAVEISGEFAKAVGEYQEENDLLRRLLRITPEIKLCRIESLQPSVSEEEVPPEQQHCEQEWSPSLGQKDPETKQIKEEQEEVRTSQEEEQLQGVEPDIIEFIFSPSCVKSECDQEDQTQTMENRERDSKPVDLKPFGTVTHIKGLYIPCDPPGNQNNASSHSSAVSSDAVGLDNSPLLDPSTPIGEHCSKPNTMPRRTHQCRDCGETFALKADLQRHVTLTKKRPSECSFCKKSFNSTCKLKAHVRLCHIGKPCGMTFKHNLPNHMRIHTGEKSFSCGDCGKSFNRKMSLTEHKLTHTGEKPFSCGDCGKSFNRKGHLTIHKLTHTGEKPFSCVDCGKSFNRKGHLTIHKLTHTGEKPFSCGDCGKSFNRKGHLTMHNLTHTGEKPFSCVDCGKSFNRKEHLTMHKLTHTGEKPFSCGDCGKSFNQKGDLRRHKLIHTGEKHHRCSVCGKGFTQKTNLLRHVDKVHKGKKQDRN; encoded by the exons atgtctaaactacagagtttgtgtgtgtttttaaatgAGCGTTTATCGGCGGCTGCTGTGGATATTTTTGGTGCAGTTGAGAAAACGGTAGTGGAGTACCAGGAGGAGAATGATCGGCTACGGGGACTGCTGCGGAGGACACCAGAGATACAACTATGTAGAATAG aaTCCCTGCAGCCCTCTGTCTCTGAAGAGGAGGTTCCCCCTGAACAGCAGCACTGTGAGCAGGAGTGGAGCCCCAGTCTGGGGCAGAAGGACCCAGAGACCAAACAGAttaaagaggaacaggaggaagtcaggaccagtcaggaggaagagcagcttcaaGGGGTGGAGCCTGATATCATAGAGTTCATATTTACTCCTCCTTGTGTGAAAAGTGAATGTGATCAGGAGAACCCACATCAAGATCCCATACTTGCTGAACACCCAACTCTCCTGAAAATGTCTAAACTACAGTCGTTTCAAGAGTTTTTAAATGAGCGTTTAACGGCGTTTGCTGCTGTGGAGATTTCCGGGGAATTTGCGAAAGCAGTAGGAGAGTATCAGGAAGAGAATGATCTGCTACGGAGACTGCTGCGGATCACACCGGAGATAAAACTATGTAGAATAG aaTCCCTGCAGCCCTCTGTCTCTGAAGAGGAGGTTCCCCCTGAGCAGCAGCACTGTGAGCAGGAGTGGAGCCCCAGTCTGGGGCAGAAGGACCCAGAGACCAAACAGAttaaagaggaacaggaggaagtcaggaccagtcaggaggaagagcagcttcaaGGGGTGGAGCCTGATATCATAGAGTTCATATTCTCTCCTTCCTGTGTGAAAAGTGAATGTGATCAGGAGGACCAAACCCAGAcaatggagaacagagagagagattctaaaCCAGTGGATCTCAAACCTTTTGGCACTGTGACCCACATTAAGGGTCTCTACATTCCCTGTGACCCTCCAGGTAATCAAAACAATGCCTCCAGCCACAGCTCAGCCGTAAGCAGCGACGCAGTAGGACTTGACAACAGTCCACTATTGGATCCCAGTACACCAATAGGGGAACATTGTTCCAAACCCAACACCATGCCTAGAAGAACTCACCAATGCCGTGACTGTGGTGAAACATTTGCTCTGAAAGCTGACCTGCAGAGACACGTGACTCTCACCAAGAAGAGACCCAGTGAATGTAGCTTTTGCAAAAAAAGCTTCAACTCCACCTGTAAACTGAAGGCCCATGTCCGACTCTGTCACATTGGGAAACCCTGTGGCATGACCTTCAAACACAACCTGCCCAATCACATGaggattcacacaggagagaaatcattTAGCTGCGGTGACTGTGGAAAAAGCTTCAATCGGAAGATGAGCCTAACTGAACATAaactgactcacacaggagagaaaccatttagttgtggtgactgtgggaaaagcttcaatCGGAAAGGTCACCTAACCATACACAaactgactcacacaggagagaaaccatttagctgtgttgactgtgggaaaagcttcaatCGGAAAGGTCACCTAACCATACACAaactgactcacacaggagagaaaccatttagctgtggtgactgtgggaaaagcttcaatCGGAAGGGGCACCTAACCATGCACAAtctgactcacacaggagagaaaccttttagctgtgttgactgtgggaaaagcttcaatCGGAAGGAGCACCTAACCATGCACAAACTGACTCACACAGGCGAGAAACCTTTTAGCTGTGGTGACTGCGGGAAAAGCTTCAATCAGAAAGGGGACCTAAGGAGGCACAAACtgattcacacaggagagaaacaccATCGCTGCTCCGTCTGTGGTAAAGGATTCACTCAGAAGACGAATCTGCTGAGGCATGTGGATAAAGTCCACAAAGGAAAGAAACAGGACAGAAACTGA